In Corynebacterium afermentans subsp. afermentans, a genomic segment contains:
- a CDS encoding ATP-binding cassette domain-containing protein, which translates to MSLASPSQSPTLPPEISTSHLCLAAESTFSVGRSTRMVKKSLVENATFSLPGPGFVAICGASGSGKTLLLNTLAGLLPPADGLLRIDGENASAWRMKRRRRFWRERAAIIHQDHGIIPELSCEDNLTLGLSRKQYSKEELLHSLGEVGLDVPFDGPAAILSGGEQQRLAIARALLRGAAYVFADEPTASLDPTNRDQVIALLRRAADGGALVLAATHDAAVIAAADSTLRINDRQVTVSGSARD; encoded by the coding sequence ATGTCATTGGCTAGCCCCAGTCAGTCCCCCACTCTGCCGCCGGAGATTTCCACCTCTCATCTCTGTCTCGCCGCGGAGTCGACTTTTTCTGTGGGGCGCAGCACGCGGATGGTGAAGAAGTCCCTCGTGGAAAATGCAACGTTTTCCCTACCCGGGCCAGGCTTTGTCGCCATCTGTGGAGCCAGCGGTTCCGGAAAGACTTTGCTGCTCAACACCTTGGCCGGGCTCCTGCCGCCGGCGGACGGCCTCCTCCGGATAGACGGTGAGAATGCCTCCGCGTGGAGGATGAAGCGGAGGCGGAGGTTCTGGCGAGAACGCGCAGCGATAATCCACCAAGACCACGGAATCATTCCCGAACTAAGCTGCGAAGATAACCTCACCCTCGGGCTATCCAGGAAGCAATACTCCAAAGAAGAATTGCTGCACTCCCTCGGCGAAGTCGGTCTTGATGTCCCCTTCGACGGGCCGGCAGCTATTCTCAGCGGAGGCGAGCAGCAGCGGCTGGCGATCGCCCGAGCCCTGCTCCGCGGCGCGGCTTATGTGTTCGCTGACGAGCCGACCGCCTCCCTCGACCCCACTAACCGCGACCAAGTTATCGCGCTCCTGCGGCGAGCTGCGGACGGGGGCGCACTCGTTCTGGCCGCCACGCACGATGCCGCAGTTATTGCTGCTGCTGACAGCACCTTGCGCATCAATGATCGCCAGGTCACAGTCTCCGGCTCTGCGCGGGATTAA
- a CDS encoding HNH endonuclease, whose translation MRGEPARQEVLEVALDWIAQRDGVSIDNYMAKHRDDDDCNELQTYFTTVIDWAASVFKMTDSSMRGIAWNKLYEQYGDKGYDATEMTAEARELLSDSQVQSKKGIYEYLLGGKKETRLLSVRVFTEAVKKRVYKRQTDAAEKNGVSNCSYCALGHEGGKAKIWPLKDMDADHVAAWSKGGKTEESNCELLCKSHNRAKGNA comes from the coding sequence GTGCGCGGTGAACCCGCCCGCCAGGAGGTGCTTGAAGTCGCCCTCGACTGGATCGCTCAGCGTGACGGCGTGAGTATCGACAACTACATGGCTAAGCACCGCGATGACGACGACTGCAATGAACTGCAGACGTACTTCACCACCGTCATCGACTGGGCCGCAAGCGTGTTCAAGATGACGGACAGTTCCATGCGTGGAATCGCATGGAACAAGCTCTATGAGCAGTACGGCGACAAGGGCTACGACGCAACAGAGATGACCGCCGAAGCACGCGAGTTGCTTTCCGACTCGCAGGTTCAGTCGAAGAAGGGTATCTACGAGTACCTTCTCGGCGGCAAGAAAGAGACGCGGCTGCTTAGCGTGCGTGTCTTCACTGAGGCCGTCAAAAAGCGCGTGTACAAGCGCCAGACAGACGCCGCCGAGAAGAACGGTGTCTCGAACTGCTCGTATTGCGCCCTCGGTCACGAGGGGGGCAAGGCGAAGATCTGGCCGCTCAAGGATATGGACGCCGATCACGTCGCCGCCTGGTCGAAGGGCGGCAAGACCGAGGAAAGCAACTGCGAGCTGCTCTGCAAGTCCCACAACCGTGCCAAAGGTAACGCATAG
- a CDS encoding recombinase family protein, whose protein sequence is MLIGYARVSTSKQGQSLDTQRDALIDAGCDPQHIYSDTISGTKWQRPGLDDALAYMRPDDTLVVTRLDRLGRSLADTVNTIADLAERDINVKVLEPALDTSKPTDKVVINVMASLAEWERDLLVQRTREGVAHARAQGRVAGPKPKLSAEQAQIAKELIEGGKSLSAVGRTFNVSRPTIYRALKRIEADA, encoded by the coding sequence ATGCTCATCGGTTACGCCCGCGTTTCCACCTCGAAGCAGGGGCAGTCACTCGACACCCAGCGCGACGCCCTGATCGACGCTGGTTGCGACCCTCAGCACATCTACTCAGACACCATCTCCGGCACGAAATGGCAACGGCCTGGCCTCGATGACGCGCTGGCGTACATGCGCCCCGACGACACGCTCGTTGTCACACGCTTGGACAGGCTCGGCCGCAGCCTCGCGGACACCGTGAACACCATCGCTGACCTCGCCGAGCGCGACATCAACGTCAAGGTGTTGGAGCCAGCGCTGGACACGTCGAAGCCCACCGACAAGGTGGTCATCAACGTCATGGCAAGTCTTGCCGAGTGGGAGCGTGACCTGCTTGTCCAGCGCACCCGTGAAGGCGTGGCGCACGCCCGCGCACAGGGCAGGGTCGCCGGCCCGAAGCCGAAGCTCAGCGCTGAGCAGGCCCAGATCGCTAAGGAGCTTATCGAGGGCGGCAAGTCCCTCAGCGCAGTAGGCAGGACATTCAACGTCTCGCGGCCGACGATCTATCGCGCTCTCAAGCGCATCGAAGCCGACGCTTAA
- a CDS encoding DUF4192 domain-containing protein, with protein MSTHSHTLASHGEILANLPGILGFYPNNSLILAFFVDDEGVDTVRLGPVARFDLDEAVEKLTESRERFAAWVHHLELDAVIAYMISDDIAQPIFDETATYLTSGAVHLPPLLGVVQVPEIVTGAAWWSVYQHPLIDEPRHGVVGEVAASAALKQMLEHTGELPEPSKDDIEARLNSTDHGIDAAEHADIIEDALAYIPPMFSDMLQREYEQAAAGITQPSTRAVRSALKCFTTPRLRDTLLAALLDEPQAGLAFIEKVMRAVPTSWPGMRAQLTATVAVLAHATGQPGLAGVAAQRATEIGPDENFPSLVAKLTDIGQGERMVELVREGAEKTRTILFAAE; from the coding sequence ATGTCCACTCATTCCCACACGCTTGCATCCCACGGCGAGATCCTCGCGAACCTCCCCGGCATCCTCGGGTTCTACCCGAACAACTCGCTGATCCTCGCGTTCTTCGTCGACGACGAGGGCGTCGACACCGTTCGCCTCGGCCCGGTCGCACGGTTCGACCTGGACGAGGCCGTGGAGAAGCTCACCGAGAGCCGCGAGCGGTTCGCAGCGTGGGTCCACCACCTCGAACTCGACGCTGTTATCGCGTACATGATCAGCGATGACATTGCGCAACCGATCTTCGACGAAACCGCCACGTATCTCACCAGCGGGGCAGTGCACCTACCGCCGCTGCTCGGGGTGGTGCAGGTGCCCGAGATCGTCACCGGGGCTGCCTGGTGGTCTGTGTACCAGCATCCGCTCATCGACGAGCCGCGCCACGGCGTTGTCGGCGAGGTCGCCGCATCGGCGGCGCTTAAGCAGATGCTAGAGCACACCGGCGAGCTGCCGGAGCCGAGCAAAGACGACATCGAGGCACGGTTGAACAGCACCGATCACGGCATCGACGCTGCCGAGCACGCGGACATCATCGAAGACGCGCTGGCGTATATCCCGCCGATGTTCTCCGACATGCTGCAGCGTGAATACGAGCAGGCGGCGGCAGGGATCACCCAGCCGAGCACTCGCGCTGTTCGATCTGCGCTGAAATGCTTCACCACGCCGCGCTTGCGGGATACGCTGCTTGCCGCGCTGCTCGATGAACCGCAGGCGGGCCTTGCGTTCATAGAGAAGGTTATGCGCGCTGTCCCGACCAGCTGGCCGGGGATGCGTGCGCAGCTCACCGCCACCGTTGCCGTGCTCGCCCACGCCACAGGCCAGCCGGGGCTAGCTGGCGTGGCTGCGCAGCGAGCCACCGAGATCGGGCCAGACGAGAACTTCCCGTCGTTGGTCGCGAAGCTGACCGACATCGGCCAAGGCGAGCGGATGGTCGAGCTTGTCCGCGAAGGCGCCGAGAAGACCCGCACGATCTTGTTTGCGGCCGAGTAG
- a CDS encoding single-stranded DNA-binding protein, whose protein sequence is MSNPFNNGTIVGNAARAPKLFEHANGGATVKLSVYARNTFKNKTTGKVESEIVELTGYVQDAANPGVFGCIGSGDRVAVSYSLKTDVYTDKDGVKHYPLVARIDTVQLIDSKKESAARAARRGGEAATAALAGAEGEEVPF, encoded by the coding sequence GTGTCCAACCCCTTCAACAACGGCACCATCGTCGGCAACGCAGCTCGCGCACCGAAGCTGTTCGAGCACGCAAACGGCGGTGCGACGGTGAAGCTCAGCGTCTATGCGCGCAACACCTTCAAGAACAAGACCACCGGCAAGGTGGAAAGCGAGATCGTGGAGCTGACCGGCTACGTCCAGGATGCCGCGAACCCTGGCGTGTTCGGCTGCATCGGCTCCGGCGACCGCGTCGCGGTGAGCTACTCGCTGAAAACCGACGTCTACACCGACAAGGACGGTGTGAAGCACTACCCGCTGGTCGCACGCATCGACACGGTGCAGCTGATCGATTCCAAGAAGGAGTCCGCTGCTCGCGCTGCCCGTCGTGGAGGCGAGGCGGCGACCGCCGCCCTGGCTGGCGCTGAGGGCGAAGAAGTACCGTTCTAA